One Solea senegalensis isolate Sse05_10M linkage group LG3, IFAPA_SoseM_1, whole genome shotgun sequence genomic window carries:
- the gxylt1b gene encoding glucoside xylosyltransferase 1, which translates to MRRYSRALMLCTVFAVFSGFYVYSKLLNSDASLGGNHGPKRSFIPAGASRGAADKTGPKNIRWYNRYIMRQRGQAEAGGGGGSVQSGPEPPMHLAVVACGDRLEETLVMIKSAVLFSVKRLDLHIFAEDQLHASFIEALESWPGFIRSRFKYTVYPISFPSENAAEWKKLFKPCASQRLFLPLILKDVDSLVYVDSDILFLQPVDRLWAFLSRFNSSQLAAMAPEHEEPRIAWYNRFARHPFYGRTGINSGVMLMNMTRMRSVFFKNDMTSVGLRWEELLMPLLQKYKLNITWGDQDLLNIIFHHNPETLLEFPCRWNYRPDHCIYGSNCASAEEDGVYILHGNRGVYHDHKQPAFRAVYEAIQKFSFGTDPVTSLLDPLEEELLKTTHTYCGKSHALFTKNLASSLANANRKSPGGR; encoded by the exons ATGCGGCGTTACAGTCGTGCACTAATGTTGTGCACGGTGTTTGCCGTGTTTTCCGGCTTTTATGTTTACAGTAAACTGCTGAACTCGGACGCGTCGCTCGGAGGGAACCACGGACCGAAGAGGAGTTTCATTCCGGCCGGAGCCAGCCGAGGGGCCGCGGACAAAACGGGGCCCAAAAACATTCGCTGGTACAACAG GTACATCATGCGCCAGCGGGGTCAGGCGGAggctggtggtggaggtggcagCGTTCAGAGTGGACCCGAGCCTCCCATGCACCTGGCCGTGGTGGCCTGCGGTGACCGGCTGGAGGAGACTCTCGTTATGATCAAGTCTGCTGTGCTCTTCAGCGTTAAACGCCTCGACTTGCACATCTTTGCTGAAGATCAGCTGCACGCCAGCTTCATTGAGGCT ttggAGTCGTGGCCTGGCTTTATTCGCTCCCGGTTCAAGTACACAGTCTACCCCATCAGCTTCCCCAGTGAGAACGCGGCCGAGTGGAAGAAACTCTTCAAACCCTGTGCATCTCAAAGACTCTTTTTACCT CTAATCCTGAAGGACGTGGATTCGCTCGTTTACGTGGATTCAGACATCCTGTTCCTGCAGCCCGTCGACCGCCTGTGGGCGTTCCTGTCTCGGTTTAATTCCTCTCAGCTGGCGGCCATGGCCCCCGAGCACGAGGAGCCCCGCATCGCCTGGTACAACCGCTTCGCCCGCCACCCCTTCTACGGCAGGACGGGCATCAACTCGGGCGTCATGCTCATGAACATGACAAGGATGAGGAGCGTGTTCTTTAAG AATGACATGACGTCTGTGGGGCTGCGTTGGGAGGAGCTGCTGATGCCGTTATTGCAGAAATACAAACTTAACATAACCTGGGGCGACCAAGACCTCCTGAATATTATTTTCCACCACAACCCAG aGACGTTGCTGGAGTTTCCGTGCCGGTGGAATTATCGCCCAGATCACTGCATCTACGGCAGCAACTGCGCCTCAGCCGAGGAGGACGGTGTTTACATACTGCACGGAAACCGAGGAGTTTACCACGACCACAAGCAGCCGGCCTTCAGAGCCGTTTACGAGGCCATACAAAAG TTCTCCTTCGGTACAGACCCAGTGACTTCTCTGTTGGATCCTCTAGAAGAGGAACTGTTGAAGACGACGCACACTTATTGTGGTAAATCCCACGCACTCTTCACAAAGAACCTGGCAAGCAGCCTGGCAAACGCCAACAGGAAGTCTCCCGGTGGACGGTGA
- the yaf2 gene encoding YY1-associated factor 2 isoform X2, translating to MGDKRSPTRPKRQPKPSSDEGFWDCSVCTYKNTAEAFKCMMCDVRKGTSTRKPRPVSQLVSQQQVTQQFVLPSQPKKEKKERVEREKSDREPALKKNSHKKMRPRLKNIDRSSAQHLEVTVGDLTVIITDFKEKVKPSSTSATSSSAASSVVDHHSQNGSSSENTEKGLSRSSSPRGEGSSVNGESH from the exons ATGGGCGACAAGAGGAGTCccacaag gCCGAAGCGTCAACCGAAGCCCTCCTCCGACGAGGGGTTTTGGGACTGCAGCGTGTGCACATACAAGAACACGGCCGAGGCTTTCAAGTGCATGATGTGTGATGTGAGGAAGGGCACTTCAACAAG GAAACCTCGTCCCGTCTCCCAGCTTGTCTCGCAGCAGCAGGTAACGCAGCAGTTTGTGTTACCCTCGCAGcccaagaaggaaaaaaaggaacgGGTGGAGAGGGAAAAGAGCGACAGAGAGCCGGCGCTCAAGAAGAACAGTCACAAGAAGATGAG GCCaagattaaaaaacattgaCAGGAGCAGCGCCCAGCACCTGGAGGTGACAGTTGGGGACCTGACGGTCATCATAACAGACTTTAAGGAGAAGGTCAAGCCCTCGTCCACCTCGGCAACTTCCTCCAGTGCCGCGTCGTCGGTGGTCGATCACCACAGCCAAAATGGCTCCAgctcagaaaacacagagaaggggCTTTCCCGTTCTTCCTCACCCCGGGGCGAGGGGAGCTCAGTCAACGGCGAATCCCACTGA
- the yaf2 gene encoding YY1-associated factor 2 isoform X1: MSLTRLCGMSAVSEANTKMEGCDDESTVNGCEWARVHARLLLLQTLSEMDIKRPKRQPKPSSDEGFWDCSVCTYKNTAEAFKCMMCDVRKGTSTRKPRPVSQLVSQQQVTQQFVLPSQPKKEKKERVEREKSDREPALKKNSHKKMRPRLKNIDRSSAQHLEVTVGDLTVIITDFKEKVKPSSTSATSSSAASSVVDHHSQNGSSSENTEKGLSRSSSPRGEGSSVNGESH; this comes from the exons ATGTCTTTAACGCGTCTGTGCGGCATGTCTGCAGTGAGCGAGGCCAACACAAAGATGGAGGGGTGTGATGATGAAAGCACAGTGAACGGATGTGAGTGGGCTCGTGTTCAcgccaggctgctgctgctgcagacgcTGTCGGAAATGGACATTAAAAG gCCGAAGCGTCAACCGAAGCCCTCCTCCGACGAGGGGTTTTGGGACTGCAGCGTGTGCACATACAAGAACACGGCCGAGGCTTTCAAGTGCATGATGTGTGATGTGAGGAAGGGCACTTCAACAAG GAAACCTCGTCCCGTCTCCCAGCTTGTCTCGCAGCAGCAGGTAACGCAGCAGTTTGTGTTACCCTCGCAGcccaagaaggaaaaaaaggaacgGGTGGAGAGGGAAAAGAGCGACAGAGAGCCGGCGCTCAAGAAGAACAGTCACAAGAAGATGAG GCCaagattaaaaaacattgaCAGGAGCAGCGCCCAGCACCTGGAGGTGACAGTTGGGGACCTGACGGTCATCATAACAGACTTTAAGGAGAAGGTCAAGCCCTCGTCCACCTCGGCAACTTCCTCCAGTGCCGCGTCGTCGGTGGTCGATCACCACAGCCAAAATGGCTCCAgctcagaaaacacagagaaggggCTTTCCCGTTCTTCCTCACCCCGGGGCGAGGGGAGCTCAGTCAACGGCGAATCCCACTGA
- the zcrb1 gene encoding zinc finger CCHC-type and RNA-binding motif-containing protein 1: MSGGLAPSKSTVYVSNLPFSLTNNDLHKLFTKYGKVVKVTIVKDKVSRQSKGVAFVLFLDRESAHNCARAVNNKQLFGRTVKASIAIDNGRATEFIRRRNYTDKTKCYECGDTGHLSYACPSNMLGEREPPKKKEKKKKKPKKPEHVEEEEEEESEEEGEDPALDSLSQAIAFQQARIEEEETQRKPAPALSQEAHASTDPDSKKPRIKKSAYFSDEEELSD; encoded by the exons GTATGTGTCTAACCTGCCTTTCTCTCTTACCAACAACGATCTTCACAAG CTCTTCACCAAGTATGGAAAAGTTGTCAA GGTCACAATTGTCAAAGATAAGGTCTCTCGACAGAGTAAAGGGGTGGCGTTTGTTCTCTTCCTCGACAGAGAATCAGCTCATAACTGTGCACGAGCAGTGAACAACAAGCAG tTGTTTGGCAGGACAGTCAAGGCGAGCATTGCAATCGACAACGGACGGGCAACTGAGTTTATAAGAAGGCGTAACTACACAGACAAGACTAAATGTTATGAATGTGGG GATACAGGTCATCTGAGCTACGCTTGCCCCAGTAACATGCTCGGAGAAAGGGAACCCccgaagaagaaagaaaagaaaaagaaaaagcctaaAAAACCTGAGCATGT tgaggaagaagaagaagaagaaagtgaagaagagggagaggacCCAGCGTTAGATAGTCTGAGTCAAGCTATAGCTTTTCAG CAAGCTCGtattgaggaagaggagacacaAAGGAAGCCGGCACCTGCTTTGTCTCAAGAAGCACACGCTTCAACAGACCCAGATTCTAAAAAACCAAGGATTAAGAAGAGCGCATACTtcagtgatgaagaggagcTCAGTGACTAA